The Elusimicrobiota bacterium genome includes a region encoding these proteins:
- a CDS encoding ABC transporter permease, with translation MAAMGFGLAAIMLGQSMIRSLQIQLVEKATGSITGHVRVQRSDVDESKFPDKFMPDPEPAAKVLDADPRVAIWGRRIQMTGLVSAPSASLGALICAVEPDREKKLTDMSSYIKEGTYLETDGKGIVMGRKIANRLDVRLGEKVVIMAQAADGSMGAEAFRLVGIQVTGSESFDGQIVWIPLKAMQEMLGRPGQANQLAARVVDIEAAEAVAADVDARLPPGNIRAISWKKIDREIIGIQAFQNGILTVVLFIVFAIVALGILNTQLMSLFERVREFGVLMAIGARPRWIVRLILAESLVLGLVGTLLGLTLGAAMIAYFGRNGLHLPVGEAFSYFLPFPSVIYLVPAWRMHAFACFSVFLITLLASLPPALRAGRLKPAEALRHV, from the coding sequence GTGGCCGCGATGGGCTTCGGCCTGGCCGCGATCATGCTCGGCCAGAGCATGATCCGCTCCCTTCAGATCCAGCTCGTCGAAAAGGCGACGGGCTCGATCACGGGGCACGTGCGCGTCCAGCGCAGCGACGTCGACGAGTCCAAGTTCCCCGACAAGTTCATGCCCGACCCCGAGCCGGCCGCGAAGGTCCTCGACGCCGACCCCCGGGTCGCGATCTGGGGCCGGCGCATCCAGATGACCGGCCTCGTGTCCGCGCCGAGCGCGTCCCTGGGCGCGCTGATCTGCGCCGTCGAGCCCGACCGGGAGAAGAAGCTCACCGACATGTCCTCCTACATCAAGGAGGGGACCTATCTCGAGACGGACGGCAAGGGCATCGTCATGGGCCGCAAGATCGCCAACCGCCTCGACGTCCGCCTCGGGGAGAAGGTCGTCATCATGGCCCAGGCCGCGGACGGCTCGATGGGCGCCGAGGCCTTCCGCCTCGTCGGGATCCAGGTCACCGGCTCGGAGTCCTTCGACGGCCAGATCGTCTGGATCCCGCTGAAGGCCATGCAGGAGATGCTCGGCCGCCCCGGCCAGGCCAACCAGCTGGCGGCGCGCGTCGTCGACATCGAGGCCGCCGAGGCGGTCGCCGCCGACGTCGACGCGCGGCTGCCGCCGGGCAACATCCGCGCGATCAGCTGGAAGAAGATCGACCGGGAGATCATCGGCATCCAGGCCTTCCAGAACGGCATCCTGACCGTCGTGCTGTTCATCGTGTTCGCCATCGTGGCGCTGGGCATCCTCAACACCCAGCTGATGAGCCTGTTCGAGCGCGTGCGGGAGTTCGGCGTGCTGATGGCCATCGGCGCCCGCCCGCGCTGGATCGTGCGGCTGATCCTGGCCGAGTCGCTCGTCCTCGGCCTCGTCGGGACCTTGCTCGGCCTGACGCTCGGGGCCGCGATGATCGCGTACTTCGGCCGCAACGGCCTTCATCTTCCCGTCGGCGAGGCCTTCTCCTACTTCCTGCCTTTCCCGTCGGTGATCTACCTCGTCCCCGCGTGGCGCATGCACGCCTTCGCCTGCTTCTCCGTCTTCCTGATCACCTTGCTGGCCTCCTTGCCCCCGGCGCTGCGCGCCGGGCGGCTGAAGCCGGCGGAGGCGCTGCGCCATGTCTAA
- a CDS encoding ABC transporter ATP-binding protein, producing MSKLVEVSNLHKVYPGGSKVAALKGIDLVIARGEFTALAGPSGSGKSTLLNMIGTLDRPTKGTVSYDGHVVSSLGADPLSDFRLRSLGFVFQAYNLIPVLTAVENVEYPLVLQGMDAAERRALAEEALAWVGLETYAERRPDLLSGGQQQRVAVARAIVTRPSLVLADEPTANLDSKTGAQLLDLMEGLNRDHGITFLFSSHDGAVLERARRVVRLQDGELLSDETRTD from the coding sequence ATGTCTAAGCTCGTCGAGGTCTCCAACCTCCACAAGGTGTACCCCGGCGGCTCGAAGGTCGCCGCGCTCAAGGGCATCGACCTCGTGATCGCGCGGGGGGAGTTCACCGCGCTGGCCGGCCCGTCGGGCTCGGGCAAGTCCACCTTGCTCAATATGATCGGGACGCTGGACCGGCCGACGAAGGGGACGGTCAGCTACGACGGCCACGTCGTCTCGTCGCTGGGGGCCGATCCCCTTTCAGATTTCCGCCTGCGCTCGCTCGGCTTCGTGTTCCAGGCCTACAACCTCATCCCGGTCCTGACCGCCGTCGAGAACGTCGAGTATCCTCTCGTGCTGCAGGGCATGGACGCGGCCGAACGCCGCGCGCTCGCGGAGGAGGCCCTGGCCTGGGTCGGGCTCGAGACCTACGCCGAGCGCCGCCCCGACCTGCTCTCCGGCGGCCAGCAGCAGCGCGTCGCCGTCGCCCGCGCGATCGTCACGCGCCCGTCGCTCGTGCTCGCCGACGAGCCGACGGCCAACCTCGACTCCAAGACCGGCGCCCAGCTCTTAGACCTCATGGAAGGATTGAATCGCGACCACGGCATCACCTTCCTGTTCTCGAGCCACGACGGCGCGGTCCTCGAGCGCGCCCGACGCGTCGTCCGCCTCCAGGACGGCGAGCTTCTCTCCGACGAAACGCGAACGGATTGA
- a CDS encoding redoxin domain-containing protein, with the protein MTAIALAALLASSSAAAPGPKAPELKIAKVFNAPVSEVKSLASLKGKVVFVEFWATWCAPCVAGVPRTNRLIDALKGEPVVFLSVTDEPADQIAAFLKTHEFKSWVGVDEARSSLKAYKVRGRPDGYLIGKDGTLLARIFPDSLKESDVRDAIAGRFTPVPVKFGGGEGPALPAASGRTLFEVLISSAAGEPSMSRGDGMLEGGGLPFSALLAWIWDVEDEQVVVDAPAPDSFNFRLRTPPEGFERGRELLKQAVQAAFAVRVEPMIKETDVFLLTLSTEAGAPRPQLGDPALKPGIMASGGGRLLGRSTMARFAKALWMGSPKPVIDATGLDGLYFLDLEWKRRDDAARDRALAAHGLKLVPGRREVEFLRVLPAKKD; encoded by the coding sequence ATGACCGCCATCGCCCTCGCCGCCCTCCTGGCCTCGTCCTCCGCCGCCGCGCCGGGGCCGAAGGCCCCCGAGCTCAAGATCGCCAAGGTCTTCAACGCCCCGGTCTCCGAGGTCAAGAGCCTCGCGAGCCTCAAGGGCAAGGTCGTCTTCGTCGAGTTCTGGGCCACCTGGTGCGCGCCGTGCGTCGCGGGCGTCCCGCGCACGAACCGCCTGATCGACGCGCTCAAAGGGGAGCCCGTCGTCTTCCTCTCCGTGACCGACGAACCCGCGGACCAGATCGCGGCGTTCCTCAAGACCCACGAGTTCAAGTCCTGGGTCGGCGTGGACGAGGCGAGGTCGTCGCTCAAGGCCTACAAGGTCCGCGGCCGTCCCGACGGCTACCTGATCGGCAAGGACGGGACCTTGCTCGCGCGGATCTTTCCCGATTCCCTCAAGGAAAGCGACGTGCGCGACGCGATCGCCGGCCGCTTCACGCCGGTCCCGGTCAAGTTCGGCGGCGGCGAAGGACCCGCCCTCCCGGCGGCGTCCGGCCGGACCCTCTTCGAGGTCCTGATCTCCTCGGCCGCGGGCGAGCCTTCCATGAGCCGCGGCGACGGCATGCTCGAGGGCGGGGGGCTTCCGTTCTCCGCCCTCCTCGCCTGGATCTGGGACGTCGAGGACGAGCAGGTCGTCGTCGACGCCCCGGCGCCCGACTCCTTCAACTTCCGGCTCCGGACGCCGCCGGAGGGCTTCGAGCGAGGCCGCGAGCTGCTGAAGCAGGCGGTGCAGGCCGCCTTCGCCGTGCGCGTGGAGCCCATGATCAAGGAGACCGACGTCTTCCTGCTGACCCTGTCCACGGAGGCGGGCGCGCCGCGTCCGCAGCTCGGGGACCCGGCGCTCAAGCCCGGGATCATGGCCTCCGGCGGCGGCCGCCTTCTCGGCCGGTCGACGATGGCCCGTTTCGCGAAGGCGCTCTGGATGGGCTCTCCCAAGCCGGTCATCGACGCCACCGGCCTCGACGGGCTGTATTTCCTCGACCTCGAGTGGAAGCGCCGGGACGACGCCGCCCGCGACCGCGCGCTCGCGGCTCACGGGCTGAAGCTCGTCCCCGGACGGCGCGAGGTGGAATTCCTGCGGGTCCTGCCCGCCAAGAAGGACTAG
- a CDS encoding thioredoxin family protein, producing the protein MRGLVFAALLAAPASAGHVKAALYAAGERAALVLRHDPHWHTYWSNPGDSGLATKLTPGMLEFPAPERIVAGPLTSFGYSGEVAIPARLPKGARRFTATWLECAEVCVPGRAELTPEAGRRELVSEAWERLPKPDPAAALGAFRRGDRVVLELAGRHPLAEFFPSAPGAFEGARGAVAVAPTRTELALQKAPGAPDLAALSGVLVRPGLPPVAVSVPVSAGGVALRNLLLAFLGGLLLNLMPCVFPVLALKVAGLLERPGRGHALAYTLGVMTSFLALAGGLLAARAAGASLGWGFQLQSPWVVGALAALFAAIGLNLLGAFEVGTRLMSLGARGGGGSFSSGVFAVVVAAPCTAPFMGAALGWALSRPAWEALSVFAALGLGTAAPYAALASWPALLERLPRPGPWMVTLKKLLSVPMFTTALWLLWVLWRLLAPPVSADTLWKTWSPEAVQEARASGKTVFVDFTAAWCLSCQVNERVVLSRPEVRAALGKGIAFKADWTDKNHVIEAELAKHGRAGVPLYIVYPKGGEAVTLPEILTPGLVLETLGEKP; encoded by the coding sequence ATGCGCGGCCTCGTCTTCGCCGCCCTCCTCGCCGCGCCCGCCTCGGCCGGGCACGTGAAGGCGGCGCTGTACGCGGCCGGCGAGCGGGCCGCCCTCGTCCTCCGGCACGATCCCCATTGGCACACCTACTGGTCCAACCCCGGCGACTCCGGCCTGGCCACCAAGCTGACGCCGGGCATGCTCGAGTTCCCGGCGCCGGAGCGCATCGTCGCCGGGCCGCTCACGAGCTTCGGCTACTCCGGCGAGGTCGCGATCCCGGCCCGGCTCCCGAAAGGCGCGCGGCGGTTCACCGCGACCTGGCTCGAGTGCGCCGAGGTGTGCGTCCCCGGCCGGGCCGAGCTGACCCCCGAGGCCGGGCGCCGCGAGCTCGTCTCCGAGGCCTGGGAGCGCCTGCCCAAGCCCGACCCGGCCGCGGCCCTCGGCGCGTTCCGCCGCGGCGACCGCGTCGTCCTCGAGCTCGCCGGCCGCCACCCGCTCGCCGAGTTCTTCCCGTCGGCGCCCGGCGCCTTCGAGGGCGCGCGCGGGGCCGTCGCGGTCGCCCCGACGCGCACCGAGCTCGCGCTGCAGAAGGCCCCCGGCGCCCCGGACCTCGCGGCGCTGTCCGGCGTGCTCGTCCGTCCCGGCCTGCCGCCCGTCGCGGTCTCCGTGCCCGTGTCCGCGGGGGGCGTCGCCCTGCGCAACCTCCTGCTCGCCTTCCTCGGCGGGCTGCTGCTCAACCTCATGCCCTGCGTGTTCCCCGTGCTCGCCCTCAAGGTGGCCGGGCTGCTCGAGCGCCCGGGCCGCGGCCACGCGCTGGCGTACACGCTCGGCGTGATGACGAGCTTCCTCGCGCTCGCGGGAGGCCTGCTCGCCGCGCGCGCCGCGGGCGCCTCGCTCGGCTGGGGCTTCCAGCTCCAGTCGCCGTGGGTCGTCGGCGCGCTCGCCGCGCTGTTCGCCGCGATCGGCCTGAACCTGCTCGGCGCCTTCGAGGTCGGCACGCGCCTGATGTCCCTCGGCGCGCGCGGCGGCGGCGGCTCGTTCTCCTCCGGCGTGTTCGCCGTCGTCGTCGCCGCGCCCTGCACCGCGCCGTTCATGGGCGCGGCCCTCGGCTGGGCGCTGTCCCGCCCGGCCTGGGAGGCGCTCTCGGTGTTCGCCGCCCTCGGCCTCGGCACGGCGGCGCCTTACGCCGCCCTCGCCTCCTGGCCCGCCTTGCTCGAGCGCCTGCCGCGTCCCGGCCCGTGGATGGTGACGCTCAAGAAGCTGCTGTCGGTGCCGATGTTCACCACGGCCCTCTGGCTGCTCTGGGTGCTGTGGCGCCTGCTCGCCCCGCCGGTCTCCGCCGACACGCTCTGGAAGACCTGGTCCCCCGAGGCCGTTCAGGAAGCCCGCGCCTCCGGCAAGACCGTCTTCGTCGACTTCACCGCCGCCTGGTGCCTGTCCTGCCAGGTCAACGAGCGCGTCGTGCTGTCGCGCCCGGAGGTCAGGGCCGCGCTCGGCAAAGGGATCGCGTTCAAGGCCGACTGGACGGACAAGAACCACGTCATCGAGGCGGAACTCGCCAAGCATGGACGCGCCGGCGTGCCGCTGTATATCGTCTATCCGAAGGGCGGGGAAGCCGTCACCTTGCCCGAGATCTTGACTCCGGGCCTCGTGCTCGAGACATTGGGGGAGAAACCATGA
- a CDS encoding thioredoxin family protein: MKTVLAAVLLSLASAAHAAPELGKPAPDFTLTDQSGKPVKLSDSKGKLVVLEWFNEGCPFVQKHYGSRNMQGLQKKYGAKGVVWYTIVSSKEGKQGHLTPADATDRLKAMSSKAILLDGKGDVGRLYGAKTTPHMFVVDKKGALIYMGAIDDNASADPEDVKTAKNHVAAALDEALAGKPVSTPSSRPYGCSVKY, encoded by the coding sequence ATGAAGACCGTCCTCGCCGCCGTCCTGCTGTCGCTCGCGTCCGCCGCCCACGCCGCCCCCGAGCTGGGCAAGCCCGCGCCCGACTTCACGCTCACCGACCAGAGCGGCAAGCCGGTCAAGCTCTCCGACTCCAAGGGCAAGCTCGTCGTCCTCGAGTGGTTCAACGAGGGCTGCCCGTTCGTGCAGAAGCACTACGGCTCGAGGAACATGCAGGGCCTGCAGAAGAAGTACGGGGCCAAGGGCGTCGTCTGGTACACGATCGTGTCCTCCAAGGAAGGCAAGCAGGGCCACCTGACGCCCGCCGACGCGACGGACCGCCTCAAGGCCATGTCGTCGAAAGCCATCCTGCTCGACGGGAAAGGCGACGTGGGCCGACTCTACGGCGCGAAGACCACGCCGCACATGTTCGTCGTGGACAAGAAGGGCGCGCTGATCTACATGGGCGCCATCGACGACAACGCCAGCGCCGACCCCGAGGACGTGAAGACCGCGAAGAACCACGTCGCCGCCGCGCTCGACGAGGCTCTCGCCGGCAAGCCGGTCTCGACGCCCTCGTCGCGCCCCTACGGCTGCTCGGTCAAGTACTGA
- a CDS encoding aminopeptidase codes for MGRTVGRALGLLPLLLLSGCYAYRSAEGHARLLWNSRPIADTIKDPSTAPGRREKLKLTVDARAYAVEKLGLSPSRDYKDWTPVDGAVTWLVYACPQDSLTPKPFLGFPYKGHFRREWAEKEAAAWEKKGFDSTVVPASAYNTPLPVSDPLPSSVLGYGPGDLAELLIHELTHGTVNTRDQSFNEAMASWAGERGVKRYLTERFGDASPELSEWEAGRARSETLGVLYDELAKLLEDHYKKGGPGREKLFDWARAEAAKTGLALPEKLNNAVVAAHRTYRGEPALFDALHAKNEGDWKKTVAALKALDRRSPWAALKKR; via the coding sequence GTGGGTCGAACCGTAGGTCGAGCCTTAGGGCTTCTCCCTCTCCTCCTCCTCTCGGGCTGCTACGCCTACCGCTCGGCCGAGGGCCACGCCCGCCTTCTTTGGAACAGCCGTCCCATCGCGGACACGATCAAGGATCCCTCCACCGCGCCCGGCCGGCGGGAGAAGCTCAAGCTCACCGTCGACGCGCGCGCCTATGCCGTGGAGAAGCTCGGGCTGTCGCCGTCGCGCGACTACAAGGACTGGACGCCCGTCGACGGCGCCGTCACCTGGCTCGTGTACGCCTGCCCGCAGGACTCGTTGACGCCGAAGCCGTTCCTGGGATTCCCGTACAAGGGGCATTTCCGCCGGGAATGGGCCGAGAAGGAAGCGGCGGCTTGGGAGAAAAAGGGCTTCGACTCGACGGTGGTCCCGGCGTCCGCCTACAACACGCCTTTGCCGGTCTCCGACCCGCTGCCGTCGTCGGTCCTGGGCTACGGCCCCGGCGACCTGGCCGAGCTTCTGATCCACGAGTTGACGCACGGGACGGTGAACACCCGGGATCAGTCCTTCAACGAGGCGATGGCGTCCTGGGCCGGCGAGCGCGGCGTGAAGCGGTACCTGACCGAGCGCTTCGGCGACGCCTCGCCGGAGCTGTCCGAGTGGGAAGCCGGCCGCGCGCGCTCCGAGACCTTGGGCGTCCTCTATGACGAGCTCGCCAAGCTCCTCGAGGACCATTACAAGAAGGGCGGCCCCGGGCGCGAGAAGCTCTTCGACTGGGCCCGCGCCGAGGCCGCGAAGACCGGCCTCGCGCTCCCGGAGAAGCTCAACAACGCCGTCGTGGCGGCGCACCGGACCTACCGCGGGGAGCCCGCGCTGTTCGACGCGCTGCACGCGAAGAACGAGGGCGACTGGAAGAAGACGGTCGCCGCGCTGAAGGCGCTCGACCGCCGCTCGCCATGGGCGGCGCTGAAAAAGCGCTAG
- the ispG gene encoding (E)-4-hydroxy-3-methylbut-2-enyl-diphosphate synthase, with translation MPETLIQIPKYVPDVFSCRRRRTREVMVGNVGVGGDNPIRVQSMTTTDTLNVEATVLQSIKMIEAGCEIVRITAPTVADAQAIGKIKEKLVKAGFHQPIVADIHFSPNAADAAADFCEKIRINPGNFVDSKRFAVKEYTDAQYAAEIERIEERFTPLVLKLKRLKRACRIGTNHGSLSDRIMNRYGDSALGMVESALEFARIAEKNGYYDLIFSMKSSNPKVMIAAYRLLTQRLDDLGMNYPLHLGVTEAGDGEDGRIKSAIGIGSLLEDGIGDTIRVSLTEDPEREVPVCQVLAKPFHKREPEPARAESRKPVYHCADFYSYKRRKADYFPVGPFVTGGLDLVRVVTRVPETMSADAILDLHEVLLGKASGADLEVLEFPVMDKASLERLREVRAKLATETSRLAYLARVEGTLALALDAVKVADMTCWATPSERDYAAYLGALKDTGMVNLVEAETAELARKYEAASLYKGVPTMTSLRGTDSGKLIREYRALAATGGSSPILIRAPREATPDEQVMRSSTLIGGLLCDGVGDAVSIDADLSLERGVSLIYNVLQGAGVRITKTEFVSCPSCGRTLFDLQTTTERIKKRTGHLKGVKIAIMGCIVNGPGEMADADFGYVGGAPDSINLYVGKECVQKGIPFAQSDDALVALIKKHGKWVEP, from the coding sequence ATGCCCGAGACCCTCATCCAGATCCCCAAATACGTCCCCGACGTCTTCTCCTGCCGCCGCCGCCGCACCCGCGAGGTCATGGTCGGCAACGTCGGAGTGGGCGGCGACAACCCCATCCGCGTTCAGTCCATGACGACCACGGACACCTTGAACGTCGAGGCGACCGTCCTCCAGTCGATCAAGATGATCGAGGCGGGCTGCGAGATCGTGCGCATCACCGCGCCCACCGTCGCCGACGCCCAGGCCATCGGCAAGATCAAGGAGAAGCTCGTGAAGGCGGGCTTCCATCAGCCCATCGTGGCCGACATCCATTTTTCGCCGAACGCAGCCGACGCGGCGGCCGACTTCTGCGAGAAGATCCGCATCAACCCCGGCAACTTCGTCGACAGCAAGCGCTTCGCGGTCAAGGAGTACACCGACGCGCAGTACGCCGCCGAGATCGAGCGCATCGAGGAACGCTTCACCCCCCTCGTCCTCAAGCTCAAGCGCCTGAAGCGCGCCTGCCGCATCGGCACCAACCATGGCTCGCTCTCCGACCGCATCATGAATCGATATGGAGACAGCGCGCTCGGCATGGTCGAGAGCGCGCTCGAGTTCGCCCGCATCGCCGAGAAGAACGGCTACTACGACCTGATCTTCTCCATGAAGTCCTCCAACCCGAAGGTCATGATCGCGGCCTACCGCCTGCTCACCCAGCGCCTCGACGACCTGGGCATGAACTACCCGCTGCATCTCGGCGTGACCGAGGCCGGCGACGGCGAGGACGGCCGCATCAAGAGCGCGATCGGCATCGGCTCCTTGCTCGAGGACGGCATCGGCGACACCATCCGCGTCTCGCTGACCGAGGACCCGGAGCGCGAGGTCCCCGTCTGCCAGGTCCTCGCCAAGCCCTTCCACAAGCGGGAGCCGGAACCCGCGCGCGCCGAGAGCAGGAAGCCCGTCTATCACTGCGCCGATTTCTACTCCTACAAGCGCCGCAAGGCCGACTACTTCCCCGTCGGGCCGTTCGTCACCGGCGGGCTCGACCTCGTCCGCGTCGTCACCCGGGTGCCGGAGACGATGTCCGCCGACGCGATACTCGACCTCCACGAGGTCCTGCTCGGGAAGGCCTCGGGCGCCGACCTCGAGGTCCTCGAATTCCCGGTGATGGACAAGGCGAGCCTCGAGCGCCTGCGCGAGGTCCGTGCCAAGCTCGCCACGGAGACCTCCCGCCTGGCCTACCTCGCGCGGGTGGAAGGAACGCTGGCCCTCGCCCTCGACGCGGTGAAGGTCGCCGACATGACGTGCTGGGCGACCCCGTCCGAGCGCGACTACGCGGCCTATCTCGGCGCGCTCAAGGACACCGGCATGGTCAACCTCGTCGAGGCCGAGACCGCCGAGCTCGCCCGCAAGTACGAGGCCGCCTCCCTCTACAAGGGCGTGCCGACGATGACCTCTTTGCGCGGGACCGATTCGGGCAAGCTGATCCGCGAGTACCGCGCGCTGGCCGCGACCGGCGGCTCGTCCCCGATCCTCATCCGCGCCCCGCGCGAGGCCACGCCGGACGAGCAGGTCATGCGCTCGTCCACCTTGATCGGCGGCCTACTGTGCGACGGCGTCGGCGACGCGGTGTCCATCGACGCCGACCTGTCTTTGGAACGGGGCGTCTCCTTGATCTACAACGTGCTCCAGGGCGCGGGCGTGCGCATCACCAAGACCGAGTTCGTCTCGTGCCCCTCCTGCGGACGGACGCTCTTCGACCTGCAGACGACCACGGAACGCATCAAGAAGCGCACCGGCCACCTCAAGGGCGTCAAGATCGCCATCATGGGCTGCATCGTCAACGGCCCCGGCGAGATGGCCGACGCCGACTTCGGCTACGTCGGCGGCGCGCCCGACTCGATCAACCTGTACGTCGGCAAGGAGTGCGTGCAGAAGGGCATCCCCTTTGCCCAGTCCGACGACGCGCTGGTCGCGTTGATCAAAAAACACGGCAAGTGGGTCGAACCGTAG
- a CDS encoding VOC family protein encodes MNLPTTLGIRHIALFTGDMARAEAFYCGMLGYQVEWRPDADNLYLTMNGQDNLALHKTTPGPEGPETRLDHFGIVLRKAEDVDAWYEHLKAYAVKAPKTHRDGARSFYLKDPDGNGLQFIHHPPIADRA; translated from the coding sequence ATGAATCTACCGACGACGCTGGGCATAAGGCATATCGCGCTGTTCACCGGGGATATGGCCCGCGCCGAGGCGTTCTATTGCGGGATGCTGGGCTACCAGGTGGAGTGGCGTCCCGACGCGGATAATCTGTATTTGACCATGAACGGGCAGGATAATCTGGCCCTACACAAGACAACGCCGGGCCCGGAGGGCCCGGAGACGCGCCTCGACCACTTCGGCATCGTCCTCAGGAAGGCGGAGGACGTCGACGCCTGGTACGAGCACCTCAAGGCGTACGCGGTCAAGGCGCCCAAGACCCACCGCGATGGCGCCCGTTCCTTTTATCTGAAGGATCCGGACGGCAACGGCCTGCAGTTCATCCACCACCCGCCCATAGCGGACCGAGCCTAG
- a CDS encoding RDD family protein, translating into MKLASRTQRFLAALADGFIVGVPYVIGTLEAAPVAVRLLGVVASLALLVTQLVLVSKHGQTLGKRFLGIRIVMKDTLENGGFVVNVLKRGLLNGLLSLIPGYFLVDSLFIFREDRRCIHDLIAGTCVIEAEPAVVQ; encoded by the coding sequence ATGAAACTCGCCTCCAGAACCCAGCGCTTTCTCGCCGCTCTCGCCGATGGATTCATCGTCGGCGTCCCTTACGTCATCGGGACGCTCGAAGCCGCCCCGGTCGCCGTGCGCCTGCTCGGGGTCGTCGCCTCGCTCGCGCTGCTCGTCACCCAGCTCGTCCTCGTCAGCAAGCACGGGCAGACGCTCGGCAAGCGGTTCCTCGGCATCCGGATCGTGATGAAGGACACCTTGGAGAACGGCGGCTTCGTGGTCAACGTCCTCAAGCGCGGCCTGCTCAACGGCCTGCTCAGCCTCATCCCCGGCTACTTCCTGGTGGACAGCCTCTTCATCTTCCGTGAGGACCGGCGCTGCATCCACGACCTCATCGCGGGCACCTGCGTGATCGAAGCCGAGCCCGCCGTGGTACAATGA
- a CDS encoding SDR family oxidoreductase, giving the protein MESPSVDKLEDIRRSLAILESVVSDPELIRELSEDERIRLMKAAGKLSRPTRLQRSRISRLERQEAKLAAAEADRAARAASGIRTARLAPVFTAPAPALPPPPDTPERHLSRPQGCYCCKQDFTKLHHFYDNMCPDCAEFNYAKRFQTADLNGRTAYITGARLKIGYHAALKMLRAGARVIVSTRFPHDGAKRFAAEEDFKDWSHRVKVYGLDLRHSPSVEIFCRYLNQTEDRLDALLNNAAQTVRRPVGFYEHLLPYESLSWSGLSQNEKSILSGHYEVTAALPHEQTGALVSLDNGPVGIGLKDSAALSQVRMVYDDKITGKDIFPSGKYDQDLQQVDLRTMNTWRMTLAEVPTPELLEVMLINAVAPFILASKLKPLMLRHKTGDKHIVNVTAMEGIFSRGTKTDKHPHTNMAKAALNMLTLTSARDYVNDGIWMNAVDTGWVTDEDPVVHSLRKQAVHDFQPPPDVVDGAARILDPWFVGLNTGEHVSGKFLKDYKQANW; this is encoded by the coding sequence GTGGAAAGCCCCTCCGTCGACAAACTCGAAGATATCCGCCGCAGCCTCGCGATCCTGGAATCGGTCGTCTCCGACCCGGAGCTGATCCGGGAGCTCAGCGAGGACGAGCGCATCCGCCTGATGAAGGCGGCCGGGAAGCTCTCCCGTCCGACCCGCCTCCAGCGCTCCCGGATCTCCCGGCTCGAGCGCCAGGAAGCCAAGCTGGCCGCCGCCGAGGCCGACCGCGCCGCGCGCGCCGCCTCCGGCATCCGCACCGCGCGCCTGGCCCCCGTGTTCACCGCGCCGGCTCCGGCTTTGCCTCCGCCGCCTGATACTCCCGAGCGGCACCTCTCGCGCCCCCAGGGCTGCTACTGCTGCAAGCAGGACTTCACGAAGCTCCACCACTTCTACGACAACATGTGCCCGGACTGCGCCGAGTTCAACTACGCCAAGCGCTTCCAGACCGCCGACCTGAACGGCCGCACCGCCTACATCACCGGCGCGCGCCTGAAGATCGGCTACCACGCCGCGCTCAAGATGCTGCGCGCGGGCGCCCGCGTCATCGTCTCGACGCGCTTCCCGCACGACGGGGCCAAGCGCTTCGCCGCCGAGGAGGACTTCAAGGACTGGAGCCATAGGGTCAAGGTCTACGGTCTTGATCTTCGGCACTCTCCCAGCGTGGAGATCTTCTGCCGCTACCTGAACCAGACCGAGGACCGCCTCGACGCTTTGCTCAACAACGCCGCGCAGACCGTGCGGCGCCCCGTGGGTTTCTACGAGCATCTTCTGCCTTACGAATCCCTGTCTTGGTCCGGGTTGTCCCAGAACGAGAAGAGCATACTGTCCGGCCACTACGAGGTCACCGCCGCGCTGCCGCACGAGCAGACCGGCGCGCTCGTCTCCCTCGACAACGGTCCGGTCGGCATCGGCCTGAAGGACTCCGCCGCCCTGTCCCAGGTGCGCATGGTCTACGACGACAAGATCACCGGCAAGGATATTTTCCCTTCGGGGAAATATGACCAAGATCTCCAGCAGGTCGATCTGCGCACGATGAACACCTGGCGCATGACCTTGGCCGAGGTGCCCACGCCCGAGCTGCTCGAGGTCATGCTGATCAACGCCGTCGCCCCGTTCATCCTGGCCTCGAAGCTCAAGCCGCTGATGCTGCGCCACAAGACCGGCGACAAGCACATCGTCAACGTGACCGCGATGGAGGGCATCTTCTCCCGCGGCACGAAGACCGACAAGCACCCGCACACGAACATGGCCAAGGCCGCGCTGAACATGCTGACCTTGACCTCGGCGCGGGACTACGTCAACGACGGCATCTGGATGAACGCCGTCGACACCGGCTGGGTCACCGACGAGGACCCCGTCGTGCACTCCCTGCGCAAGCAGGCCGTCCACGACTTCCAGCCGCCGCCCGACGTGGTCGACGGCGCCGCCCGCATCCTCGACCCGTGGTTCGTCGGCCTCAACACCGGCGAGCACGTCTCCGGCAAGTTCCTCAAGGACTACAAGCAAGCCAACTGGTGA